The genomic interval ATATAATAATTTAAAACACTCATCAACACAGCCATTGAAATCGTTCCAGCAAATAACCCAAAAGTCATTCCTCTTACAGAACGAATTTTTTTATATACATAGTAGGTTGGTAAAACAAATAAAATCCCTGCTGTAAAGTTCGCAATATGTCCGACTGGAATCGCTGTTAAACTTCCTGTCATAATCGCATCTAACAAGTTTTTAACAAATTCTACTAGTATTCCTGCTCCAGGACCAAAGATTATCGCAGCAATTAAAGCGGGAATATCACTAAAATCCACATTCAAAAAAACTGGGAACCCCGGAAACGGAAAGTTCAGGAGCATCAAAACATAAGAGACGCTCGTAAGCATTGCTAAAGTCACTAACTTTTGTACCTTCATCATTCTCTCTCCTTCTTTTTCTAATCTACTCCGAAAAAGAGGACAAGTTCTGTTAAACGGTTTGTGTCCAATAAAAAACCCTTTAATTCCGATGGAATTAAAAGGAGAAATTAAAGGATTCGACAAACACACGCTCAATATATCATCTTTTGAACGTCTACAAGAACCTCCATCTTCTCCCATCCAGACTATACTGTCGGCTTTGGAATCTCACCAAATCCTGCCTTAACCAAGGCTCGCGGGCTGAGAAGGAATCTCCTTCATCACCGCCGGTGGGGAATCACACCCCGCCCCGAAGATAGACCTATAAAATTATTATACTACTACGCATTTATTATATCTGTTTTTTCTTTATTTGAATAGCTTTTTTCTAAAATTAACCAGGTTAAAAAATTTCCCTTACATAATCAAAAAAGAATGAGCCTTCTCTCTTCATTATAATAGAAATACAATATTTAACAATCAAACATTATTCGTTTATGTGAAATGATAACGCAAACAAAAAATGTTTTTTGAATAAAAATGTCATAAAATACGTATAATTATATATCTCACATTACATTTATTCGCTTTTTATACTCCCTTGCCTAATCCCCATAACATTGACAGTTATCCGTTCCGATTGTAAAATTAACTGAAGTTTAAGATAATTTTTTCTAGGAAGGTGTTCATGACGTGTATCGCATTTTAGTAGCAGATGCCATCAAACCTGAAGGATTAGGACCCCTATTAGAAGCAACCCACATTGAACTTATTCAAAAAACCGTCGGCGAAGCAGAGAAGCAGCTTGACCAAATTGATGCAATTCTAGTTCGAAGTGCAACAAAAGTAACCGAAGAATTAATGGAACGCATGCCGCAATTAAAGATTATTGCACGTGCAGGGGTTGGTGTTGATAACATTGACATTCCAGCCGCAACCAAACGTGGAATTGTTGTTGTAAATGCTCCAGATGGAAATACCATTTCTACATGTGAGCATACATTTGCAATGATGTCTTCTCTTGTCCGTCACATCCCACAAGCATTTACTTCTTTAAAGGCTGGAGAATGGAAACGTTCTTCTTTCACAGGTATTGAACTCCGCGGAAAAACACTTGGTATTGTTGGATTCGGTCGTATCGGTGGAGAACTCGCAAAGCGTGCAAAAGCATTCGGAATGGAAGTTGTTGTATTTGATCCATTCTTAACAACTGACCGTGCTAAGAAGATGGCCGTTACAGTCCTACCGTTAGCAGAACTATTACCTAAAGCCGATATTATTACGGTGCATACCCCCTTAACAAATGAAACAAGAGGTTTAATCAATGAGGAAAACTTAAAAACTTGTAAAAAAGGCGTATATTTCTTAAATTGCGCTCGTGGTGGAATCATCGATGAAGATGATTTATATGAAGCAATTATCGAAGGACAAGTAGCCGGAGCAGCACTTGACGTCTTCGTTGAAGAGCCGCCGCATGGCCACAAATTATTAGAGCTTGATCAAGTGATTGCAACACCCCATTTAGGTGCTTCAACAAAAGAAGCTCAATTAAATGTAGCTGTTCAAGTCGCTCAAGAAGTTCTGACTTATCTGAATGGAAATCCTGTTTCTAATTCTATTAACTTGCCCGCTATTTCAAAAGAAGTATTTGATAAAGTTCAACCATTCTATCAACTTGTACAACATATAGGTATGATTGCTTCTCAACTCATCAAAGAAGGCATTCAGGAAATTTCAGTAACATATGCTGGTGAATCTTTAGATTTCGATACCTCTATCTTAACTAAGAGCTTACTTTCTGGATTCTTCAAAACAAGAATTGATTTACCCGTCAACGAAGTAAATGCACTATTAGTTGCAAAAGAACGCGGTATCACAATAGGTGAAAAAATCGCTGCAGATACGTTAGGCTACGCAAACCTAATTAGCCTCAAAGTAAAAAGTGAAAAACGCGAATTAACAATTAGCGGAACCTATATTGAAAATTACAGCTCTCGTATCGTCAGCCTAAACGGCTTTAAAATTGACTTTGAACCTGAAGGGAATATGCTTTATATTCAACACACAGATAAACCAGGTGTTATCGGGAATGTCGGAAAAGTTCTCGGAGATCAAGGTGTCAATATCGCAACGATGCAAGTCGGTCGTAAACAAGCCGGCGGCGATGCAATTATGGTTCTTACATTCGACAAATCATTAGATCCGGAAACAAAAAAAATGGTAGAAAAGATTGCAGGTATTACGCTTGTAGAAAATATGTCTCTATTTTAATGAATTGGTTAATCAATATTGTTACCATACGATTTTTGGCTCATTTAGAGAGAGCGCAGTCTCACACAAATGAGCCAAAAACGTATGACTTAATACTATGACTCACATAGCCTTTCCACTAAAAACTTATCCTATATGCGTTTCGATATCGTATGTACAATCAACATATACAATCGTCGTTCCACCCTCCTTCTCCCACAACCGATTCAATTCATTACTTGATGCCTGTCCTAATTTGCCTGTAATAAATAGCAGCATTACACAAGCCCCAATAATCATAACAATTAAAAAACGTATACTATACTCCCGCAGCATCCATCATTCCTCCTAAGCATTCTACTTGCTTAAAGTATGACAATAATCGCCCCTTTAGAACATTTTCTTATGATTAAATGAATACTATTTAGCAAACGCGCCTTGTAGCGGAGGTTCTGTTACATAACGTTTTTGATTTTTGGCTCATACAAGTCAAAAGTTCTATAAAGTGAAACTTCCATCAGCGGGTTTCTACTGCCCGTTAAGTGTGGGATAAATCAACAAGATTCTTGAACATAGCCTTAGCGAAAAAATAGCTCTCCTACCCTCTCTATCATAAACTGCTACAAAAAAAGACAAGGAGTGCACGAAACCAGCTTGCACTCCTTGTCTTTCTATTACTTATTTTTTTTACGCATTGGTAACACAAAACTAAACATCGTTCCTTCATTTAACCGACTATTAACCGACATATACCCTTCATGTGCATCAATAATATTTTTAGCAATTGAAAGGCCTAGTCCTGTTCCAGAACGTCCTCTTGTTCGTGCTTTATCGGCTTTATAAAAGCGTTCAAACACAAATGGCAAATCCTCTTCAGGAATACCAGAACCTGTGTCCTTTACATAAATAATCAAACCGCCTCGATCACTCTTTCTTTGACCGACTTCAACGCTTCCATCTTTCGAAGTATGACGAATCGCATTATCGATTAAATTCGTTAAAACTTGCTCGATGCGATCTGGATCGAAATCCCATTCTATTTTAGTATCTTCTAAATCAACTGATAACTTAATGTCTTTTTCTTTAGCAATAACTTGAAACTTGCTTGTAATTCTCGTTAAATACGACATTAATTCCACTTGCTCATATGTTAAGCGCATATTTCCCGATTCTAACCTTGCTAGGTCTAGTAAATCATTCACTAGCCGTCCCATTCTTAACGATTCATCATAAATAATACGGGACATTTCTTTTTTATCCTCTTCATTTCCAGCAATATCATCTACAAGCGCTTCACTATAGCCTTGCAGCATCGAAATCGGAGTTCTTAATTCATGAGATACGTTCGCAATGAAATCTGTACGCAGTTTATCCATACGTCTCTCATTGGTTATATCCCGAATCACAGCAACAGCCCCTCGAATCGTTCCATCATTACTATATAAAGGACTCACAATCAGCCCCCAATGATGCCCCTGTAATGTAATTTCACCAATCTGCTCTTTTCCTTGACGCTCTGATTCATCAAATAAATTCATCAAAACTTGCGGTACGTTCTTGCTTCCTTCAGAAGAAAAACCTTTTTCAAAATATACTCCTTGTAAAAAACGTTCAGCCGGAGGATTCACTTCTAAAATGGTACCATCTTTACTAAAGGTGATGACTCCATCCGCCATACTGCTTAAAATGCTCGCTAAATGCTCCTTTTCTTCGCTCAGAGCAGTCATATTGTACTTCAGCTGCTTTGCCATTTGGCTAAAAGCAATCGCTAGTTCGCCAATTTCATCTTGTGTAAGAACAGGTATCTTTGTATCAAACTTTCCGCGAGCAACAGCAAGTGCCGCTTCTCTCATTTTTCTAAGTGGAGCATTGATTCTTGTAGATAAAAAGAAAGCAAAAATCGTTGTCAAAATAATGGCAACACCAGCTGCTAATAAAATAAAACGAGTCGTTGACTGAATCGCCTCTTCCATCGACTCAAGAGATTGAACTAAAAAGACTTCATCTCTTTCACCATTTAACTCAAGAGGAATTCCAACGACAATGGCCGAAACTTTTTCTTCATCCTTACTACTAGCTGGCAGCATCATTTCCTTTTTGACAATCTTTTCATCGGTAAAAACTTTTAATAAATCCTTATCTTCTTTAAGAAACTGAGGTGTAATTTGATTATTCACATCACTTAATGATGAAAAAACAATTTCCTCATCATGTAAAACAAGCATTTTTGTTTCATCCCCTATTAATTCTGAGGAAATTTGTAATACATCAATAGTATTAGAATGATCATTCGTAACAGAGACAATTTGTTTTGCTACCTTCGTTAAATCATTCTCTACGGTTTCAATTTGGAAGTTCTCAAAAAATTCTACCAATAAAACCGTTAACACCAATAAAACAAAACATACTAATAATAAAATCGTTCCCCATAGTTTCCCGACTACACTACGCCATAACATTAATCATTAATAACTTCAAACTTGTAGCCGACACCCCAAACGGTAACAATCATTTTGGCGGCATTTTCGGAAATACGGTTTAATTTTTCACGCAACCGTTTTACATGTGTATCCACAGTTCGAAGATCTCCAAAAAATTCATAATGCCAAACTTCTTTTAGCAATTGTTCGCGATCAAACACTTTATCAGGGGATTTCGCTAGAAAATACAGCAATTCATATTCCTTCGGTGTTAACGAAACTTCTTTTTCATCAGCTAACACACGATGTGCATCATTGTCGATTGTTAAATGAGAAAAAACAATCACGTCCTTTGCTGTCGTTTCTGCCTGAATATAATTCGTACTTGCTGAACGACGTAACAGCGCTTTCACACGAAGAACAACCTCCCGAGGGCTAAATGGCTTCACGATATAATCATCCGTCCCCACCTCAAAGCCTTGTACTCGGTTAACCTCTTCTCCTTTAGCGGTCAACATAATAATAGGCGTTGCCTTCTTCTCCCTTAATTCACGACAAACCTCTATTCCATCTTTCCCAGGCATCATTATATCTAATAAGATTAAATTATAGTCATTTTCTAGTGCTTTTGTTAAGGCAGTATCGCCATTCTCAGCTTCATCAATTATGTATTCTTCTCTTTCTAAATACATTTTCAATAATCGGCGGATTCTTTCTTCATCATCCACTACAAGAATTTTAACAGAATTATCCATTTATTAACCAACCTCCTTACTCTTTATTCTACAAAATCAATACTATTATTTCTAATTTTTTTTCAAAAGAAACTACCTAAAAACAGGTAAATCATAAGATTCCGGTAAATATTTCACCATTTTGCCACAACTGCTAAGAAAATAGCTTTGTTAAATAATCTTGTTAGTTTTGTCTTACATAAATGAAACAAAATCAACAGCATCGTATAACAGAGCCAAGAAAATAAAAAAGGCTTTCATAGAAATTTCCTTTTCTATCGAAAGCCCTCTATTTTTAATAATCTATCTTTCTTCATTTAAGCATAAGAATGTAAGCCTGCAAGTACAAGATTAACAGCGATTAAATTAAACATAATAATTCCAAAGCCAATCAAAGCTAACCAAGCAGATCTCTCTCCTTGCCACCCTCGTGATAAACGCAAATGCAAGAACGCTGCATAAAATAGCCAAGTAATGAGTGCCCATACTTCTTTTGGATCCCATCCCCAAAAACGTGTCCAGGCTATTTGCGCCCAAATCATCGCAAAGATTAAGGCACCAAGCGTAAAGATTGGAAATCCAATAAGAACGGAGCGATAACTAATTTCATCAATTAAATCTAAATTTACATTTTTCACAATGGGCTGAATAAAAGCCGCCACCCGTTTTCGTACAATTAATCGGAATAGACCATATAAAATAAAACCTGCTCCAACAGACCAAACAACCGTGTTAAGCTTTTTAGCATTAATAATGGCAGGTACTTCAATAAGTGGTTTCATCTGATTTTCATCAGCTAGTGTCCATTCATTCGGCCCGATTAGCGATGGAATATGATACTCTAACTCCGCTTCAGCTCCTTTTTTATCGACCCAAGTTATACTTTCCTTATAACCTGTCATCGCAAAGGTAGAGCTCACAATAACAAAGCCAATGGTACACATTAAAGCAAACATCACAACTTCTAACCAAAACGTACGCTTATTAGAGCGTGTTTGGTCGACAGCCTTTACTAAATAGATAATGGCCGCTACAAAACTAATGGCTAGTACAGCTTGTCCTAATGCGGCTGTTGTGACATGAATATGCAGCCAGTCGCTTTGAAGTGCTGGAATCAATGGCGAAATCTCTCTTGGAAACATACTTGCATAGGCAATAATAACAATAGCAACTGGTAAAGCAAACAAACCGAGTGCAGGCGTTTTATAAAGGAAATAAATCCATATAAACGCTCCTACCAACATCATTCCAAAAAAGGTCGTAAATTCGAATAAGTTACTAACTGGAGCGTGCCCAGCTGCCACCCATCTCATAATAAAGTAGCCAATTTGAGCAACAAATCCTATAATCGTGATCATAATGCCTAGTTTCGCCCATTTATTTTGTTTCTTCTCTTCTGCCCCTTTTTTATCTTGAATAGATCCTCCGAACAGAAAAGTAGCAATTAAATATAAAAAGAACGAGGCATATAGAAGATTTCCACTTAACTCAGCCACTCATTTCCTCCCCCTTATTAGAGGATTTCTCCTCATTCAGTTGATCTGTCGGTTCAAAAAGAGGTGTTGTCTGCACGACTAGTGCAATATCCCGCTTCAAACCGTGCCAGTTTTTATTTGTATGACCGGCTATCCAAATTTCTTCCCCTTTTCGTTTCACCCAAATTCGGCGATGATTCCAATAAGCCCCTTGAACGACACCAATCATAAAAATGATTCCACCCGCAAACAAAATACCTAATGTTAAATCTTTACGAACTGTAAGTGCTGTCGCATTTCTCGTTTCAACGCCGGCAAATGCCATTTTGTATACGTTTTCTCCTGCCGGCTCGATATTTTCTCTAATAGCGACAAAGCTCACTTCACCTTCAGGCTTATCCGGTGTAATCATTTTAAAAATAAAAGCAGGATTATTCGGTAGTCTTGTTTTCGTTGTTGGTTCGCCATTTTCCTTAAACTCAAAATCTGGGAAATAACTCATTAATTCCACAGCGTACCCCTTTTTGAGCTGATAAGAAGGTTGCGGATCATTTAAATCAATCGTTAATGTACCAAACTTCTCTTCGGTCTTCTTATTCATTAAGTGAAAAGACATTTTACTAAACTCGCTAAGCTTGTAATCTACTTGATATAAGGCATAATGATCATGTTTTAACGGCTCATTCACCTTAATTTCAAAGTCGTTTACTTTTTGGAGCCGCGGCTTTTCACCAGGAAGTACTTTTCCTTCCTGCTTATACAAAGTCACATTCGATTGATAGTTTTTAGCAATCGCCGTTCCTGTTTTCTCAATTGCTTTCACAAATGCTTCGTCTTCTTTATTCTCTTTATCGTATACTTCAAAAATAAAAGCGTTGTTTTTCAAGTAATATTCTCCGTTTGTTCCCGGAATTTCTTTCATTTCCCCCTCGCGCAGCCATACTACTTTATCCACGTACATGCCTGGAACTGATCGAAGCAGGCCACCTATTAAGAAGATAATTAATCCAATATGATTTACATAAGGACCCCACCGAGAAAAGCGACCTTTTTCAGCTAATATATTCCCATTTTCCTCACGAATCCGATAACGCTGCTTCTTTAAACGTTCTGTAATTTGTTCAAGATTCACTTCTTGATCCGATACATTCGTTATTCCGAATATACGCTGTCGTTGCATAAAACTATCATGACGAACTACTTTTTGATTTTTTAATGAACGATAAAGGGGAAAAAAGCGGTCAATACTAGCGATTAGGATTGACATCCCCAGCATCCCAATAATCACCAAATACCACCAAGAGCTATACAAATTATGAAAACCTAAAAGATAATACAATTTCCCGAAAACGCCGTATTCTTGTTCATAGTATTCTGAAGCTGGGATGGTACTTGGTATGTAGGTTTCTTGCGGGAAAATAGTACCAATTGACGATGCGACGAGCGCAATGACAATAAGTGATACACCAACCTTTACAGAGGAAAAAAAGTTCCAAATCTTATCAATGATTGATTTATTATACGTTTGTGATCGCCTTGCACTGCCTTCATACCGCATATCCAAAAGCTTATTTTCATTTTGACGATTCCCCAATGATTTACCGCATGCCTCACATAAAATTGTGCCAACCGGGTTCGCATGACCGCATTCACATTTCAATTCATCCATACCAAAAACTCCCCATTATTATGGTTTAATTCTCTCCATATGCTGTTGAATTTTTGCTTCTGTTAAACTTCCGGTAATCCTATCAATCACTTTCCCTTCTTTATCTATTAAAAATGTGACAGGAAGTGGATCGACACGATAAGCTACTTGAACTTCTTGCCCTTTATCAATCATAACCGGAAAAGAGAGATTATGTCTTGAGACAAAATTATTTACAGCATAGTTTGATTCGCCAACATTAACGGCCAGTATTTGCACCCCTTGATCTTTATAAGCGTGATATTGATTCTCCATATAAGGCATCTCATATTCGCACGGCTTACACCACGTACCCCAAAAATTCAACAACACGCCTTGACCTCTATAATCAGATAATTTATGTTCGTTGCCATCCATATCCGTTAACACAAAGTTAGGGGCTTCTGAGCCCATTTGTATTTGATTAGCTGTATCTTTTGTAAAATTCGTATAAAGCGCATACACTAAAGCTGCACCTAAAAGTACAAGAATGACTGTTCTCATCATTAGGCGTCGCTTCTTTTTATCCATACAAATCCCCCTAAAGCCACGCAAAATTCTTTCTTAACATTACATCATCGACCAACACGACAATAACGTTTTTTTATGTTTAAAGGGTAGATGACAAACATGTCCTATTTAACTAAAGCTCTTCATTATCTTTTCTTTCCTTCATTTAAAGCAAGAGCTCTCATTTGTTTCACTTCATGCGGCGTTAATTCTCTCGCATCGCCCGCAGATAAGCCATGTAGTGTCAAAAAGCCATAGCGCTCTCGCTTTAGTTTCAGCACAGGGTGACCAATAGCATCAAACATTCGACGAACTTGACGATTTCGACCTTCATGAATCGTAATTTCTATAATCGCCGTCTGTTTTCGCTTATCAGCCGACAGCACTTTTGTTTTCGCCGGAGCTGTTTTTCCGTCTTCAAGCATAATTCCTTTTTCTAATTTTCTTAACTGTTCTCGAAGTGGAATGCCCTTTACTTTTGCTACATATACTTTGTCCACCTCGTGCTTTGGATGCATGAGTACATTTGCAAATTCTCCATCGTTCGTTACTAGCAATAAACCAGATGTATCATAATCAAGACGACCAACTGGATAAATTCTTTCCTCAACATGCGGGAAGTAATCCGTCACTACCTTGCGATTTTTATCATCTGCTACTGCCGAAATAACACCGCGCGGCTTGTAAAATAAGAAATAAACAGGTACTTCCTTTTGCAGGGGTACTTCATTTACCTCTATTCGATCATTCGGCCCTACTTTAACCCCAAGCTCTTTCACAACCGTTCCATTCACCTTTACTCTTCCTTCTTTAATTAACTCTTCTGCTTTACGACGTGAAGCTAATCCAGCATGAGCAATCACCTTTTGCAGTCTTTCCATCTATTCTCACCTCATAATAATTCTGTTTTCATTGTATATTTCAACACAATCATACAATTATTACATAGTGTGATGCAAAAACAAAAGGTTTTTTATAATCGTGATTACTCTGAGTGTAGCATAGCTCTACTTTTTATTCCAAAATTATGTATTTTATGTAAAATATTATAAAAATAAAATAAAACAGAGCGTAAAAGTCGCTCTGTTTGTCACTTACTGCATTCCAAATACAAAACTAACAACTAGAATAGCAGCTATAATTCCTATCAAGTCCGCTAGCAGCCCAACTTTTAAAGCATCCCCCATTTTCTTAATCCCAACAGCACCAAAATAAACGGTTAGTACATAAAACGTTGTATCTGTACTTCCTTGAATCGTCGCTGCAAGTCGTCCAATAAAAGAATCAGGTCCATATACGGAAATCAAGTCACTCGTCATCCCAAGGGCAGCTGTTCCGGAAATCGGTCGAATAATCGCAAGCGGTACAATTTCTGCCGGAACATGCAATAAAGCAAGTACAGGCTTCACAAAGCCTATCATATAATCTAATGCCCCGGAAGCGCGGAAGACGGAGATAGCAACAAGCATCCCTACTAAAAAGGGGATAATGGAAAAAGCCATTGTAATACCTTCTTTTCCGCCTTCAACAAATGTTTCATACGTCGGAACCTTCTTAAACGTTCCGTACAGTAAAATTGTACAAATCAGAAGTGGAATGAGCCAAACTGAAATCGTTGTGATCCAAGCCATGCTACTCCCTCCCGTTCCGCTTTCTCCTATAATAAAAATATCGGTCAATCATAATCGCACCTACCGCGGATATCGCCGTCGCCATAATAGTTGGGAACACAATATCAGTTGGATTACTTGAGTCATAATTCATTCGAATCGCAATGACGGTCGTCGGAATAAGCGTAATACTTGACGTATTAATCGCTAAAAAAGTAACCATCGAACGACTTACTTTAGCTTTGCCGCCATTTAACTCTTTCATTTGTTCCATCGCTTTAATTCCAAGCGGTGTCGCTGCATTGCCTAAACCAAATGTATTCGCCATCATATTCGATAAGATATAGCCCATTGCTGGATGATTTATCGGTATATCAGGAAACAGCCATCTCATCAGCGGACGAAATAAGAAAGATAATTTTTCAAGCAATCCTGCACTCTCGGCAATTTTCATTAAACCTAGCCAAAAAACAAGAATGCTCATAAGTCCTATACTTAGGGTAACTGCTTCCTTTGCACTAACAAATAACGCTTTATTTACCTCATCCATCGTCCCGTTAACGATAGCAAATAAAACACCAATCACCGTCATACCAACCCAAATATAATTAACCATAACGCTTCATTCCTAACACGGTTTGAAACAAATTCAACCAGGATGACCCGAATGATTCCTGCTTAAATGTCTCCTGTGATTGTCCATAAAAAATCGTACGTGTACCGATTTTTTCGCCATTTAAGTAAATATGAGCTTTCCCCACAATTTCAGGAATCCTCTCTCGCTCATCCCATTCTTTTTTCGGCTTTAATAATTTAATTTTGACTTCAACTTGTTCTTGCTCCTTTCTTGTTAATGGGTACGTGAATTCATTTTGAATATATACATGTTTGTTATAGAACTTTACATTAAGATCAGATAAAACCCCTTCCTCTAACACCGTAGTCGGTTTATACGCTTTAAAAGCAGACTCATACATATGGATATGGTCATTCCAATCATCTGGGGCATTGATTGTAACAGCAATTAAGTCATGTTCTTTTTTTGTTGCTGTCGTTACAAGCGTTCTTTTCGCAAGCTTTGTGTACCCTGTTTTCCCCCCCGTAGTATATTCATATAATTGTGTAAGCAATCGATTTTTATTTTTCCAGACATAGTCCCAGCCTTCTGTAGAGTTTGGAGCACGATGCTCTTTTGTTCCCGCGATTTTTGCATATATTTCATTTTGCATGGCATAACGGGTAAGCAACGCCATATCATAGGCTGTGGAATAATGATTTTCTGTCGTATCTAGTCCATGCGGATTGGAAAAATTGGTGTCCTTCATCCCAATCTCCTCTGCCTTTTGATTCATCATCCAAACAAATCCATCAAAGCTCCCTCCAACTTTCTCTGCGATTGCTATAGCTGCATCATTACCCGATCGAAGCATTAACCCATATACAAGGTCTTCCAGTTTAATCTTTTCTCCTTCTTTTAAATATAAAGACGACCCTTCTGTACCCGCTGCATTCCCACTTACCGTTACAATTTCATCTAACTCCCCTGATTCAATCGCAAGAATTGCCGTCATAATTTTTGTAATACTCGCAATCCGGCTTTTTTCATGTGCATTCACTTCATAGATGACTCGACCGCTCGTTTCATCCATCAAAATCGCACTGCGAGCACTAACATCTATCCCTTGGGTCGTTGCTTTTGTTGGAAAGTAAGCTATCAATAATAGGATTACGATACAAATGATCGCTAAACCTCTCACTTTAGCCTGCATGAATTCCCCTCGTTCCTTCTCATGTCTTTGTACAAGTCTATGCAGAAGGACAAGGGTTATGATTAGAAAACGCACCTCTTTTCTTCTTTTTCGTCAGGCTTTAGTGAATATTATTGCTGCTCATACAATTTTTGAGCCTGCTGTATAAAAACTCGATTCCACACATCTTTCACCATAGCCTTTTCTTTAAGCTATGTTATGGAATTAAACCGTTAATACGGTTTCCAAACTAATTTCTTTGCCTCCATAAAGCGATTTTCTGTTTGCGGCCAATTTACGATATTCCACCATTGATCCACATAAGCTGCCCGGTTATTTTTATATTGTAAATAGTACGCATGCTCCCATACATCTAGGACAAGAATCGGAATGGTATCCCATTGCGTTAAATTCATATGCCGTTCCGACTGAAGAACCTCAAGTCTCCGAGTACGCGGCACCCACACTAATAATGCCCACCCCACACCTTCCACTTGCTTAGCAGCCTCGCTAAATTGCTTCTTAAAGCTTGCGAAGTTACTAAAATCCTTCTCTATTTGTTTCAGTAACGCTCCCTTTGGCTGGCCGCCTCCCTTCGGACTCATCCCCTCCCAAAATAACGTATGTAAATAATGTCCTGACCCATGAAAAGCAGCTTCCCTTTCCCAATGCTTTAATAGTGAATAATCATTTGTCTCT from Peribacillus asahii carries:
- a CDS encoding ECF transporter S component; the protein is MMKVQKLVTLAMLTSVSYVLMLLNFPFPGFPVFLNVDFSDIPALIAAIIFGPGAGILVEFVKNLLDAIMTGSLTAIPVGHIANFTAGILFVLPTYYVYKKIRSVRGMTFGLFAGTISMAVLMSVLNYYIFLPAYTFFLGAEAMSGSEARTFVTTAILPFNLIKGILITVVFMLIFAKMQTWLNKQALYKNI
- a CDS encoding response regulator: MDNSVKILVVDDEERIRRLLKMYLEREEYIIDEAENGDTALTKALENDYNLILLDIMMPGKDGIEVCRELREKKATPIIMLTAKGEEVNRVQGFEVGTDDYIVKPFSPREVVLRVKALLRRSASTNYIQAETTAKDVIVFSHLTIDNDAHRVLADEKEVSLTPKEYELLYFLAKSPDKVFDREQLLKEVWHYEFFGDLRTVDTHVKRLREKLNRISENAAKMIVTVWGVGYKFEVIND
- the ccsB gene encoding c-type cytochrome biogenesis protein CcsB, with product MAELSGNLLYASFFLYLIATFLFGGSIQDKKGAEEKKQNKWAKLGIMITIIGFVAQIGYFIMRWVAAGHAPVSNLFEFTTFFGMMLVGAFIWIYFLYKTPALGLFALPVAIVIIAYASMFPREISPLIPALQSDWLHIHVTTAALGQAVLAISFVAAIIYLVKAVDQTRSNKRTFWLEVVMFALMCTIGFVIVSSTFAMTGYKESITWVDKKGAEAELEYHIPSLIGPNEWTLADENQMKPLIEVPAIINAKKLNTVVWSVGAGFILYGLFRLIVRKRVAAFIQPIVKNVNLDLIDEISYRSVLIGFPIFTLGALIFAMIWAQIAWTRFWGWDPKEVWALITWLFYAAFLHLRLSRGWQGERSAWLALIGFGIIMFNLIAVNLVLAGLHSYA
- the serA gene encoding phosphoglycerate dehydrogenase; the protein is MYRILVADAIKPEGLGPLLEATHIELIQKTVGEAEKQLDQIDAILVRSATKVTEELMERMPQLKIIARAGVGVDNIDIPAATKRGIVVVNAPDGNTISTCEHTFAMMSSLVRHIPQAFTSLKAGEWKRSSFTGIELRGKTLGIVGFGRIGGELAKRAKAFGMEVVVFDPFLTTDRAKKMAVTVLPLAELLPKADIITVHTPLTNETRGLINEENLKTCKKGVYFLNCARGGIIDEDDLYEAIIEGQVAGAALDVFVEEPPHGHKLLELDQVIATPHLGASTKEAQLNVAVQVAQEVLTYLNGNPVSNSINLPAISKEVFDKVQPFYQLVQHIGMIASQLIKEGIQEISVTYAGESLDFDTSILTKSLLSGFFKTRIDLPVNEVNALLVAKERGITIGEKIAADTLGYANLISLKVKSEKRELTISGTYIENYSSRIVSLNGFKIDFEPEGNMLYIQHTDKPGVIGNVGKVLGDQGVNIATMQVGRKQAGGDAIMVLTFDKSLDPETKKMVEKIAGITLVENMSLF
- a CDS encoding ATP-binding protein — its product is MLWRSVVGKLWGTILLLVCFVLLVLTVLLVEFFENFQIETVENDLTKVAKQIVSVTNDHSNTIDVLQISSELIGDETKMLVLHDEEIVFSSLSDVNNQITPQFLKEDKDLLKVFTDEKIVKKEMMLPASSKDEEKVSAIVVGIPLELNGERDEVFLVQSLESMEEAIQSTTRFILLAAGVAIILTTIFAFFLSTRINAPLRKMREAALAVARGKFDTKIPVLTQDEIGELAIAFSQMAKQLKYNMTALSEEKEHLASILSSMADGVITFSKDGTILEVNPPAERFLQGVYFEKGFSSEGSKNVPQVLMNLFDESERQGKEQIGEITLQGHHWGLIVSPLYSNDGTIRGAVAVIRDITNERRMDKLRTDFIANVSHELRTPISMLQGYSEALVDDIAGNEEDKKEMSRIIYDESLRMGRLVNDLLDLARLESGNMRLTYEQVELMSYLTRITSKFQVIAKEKDIKLSVDLEDTKIEWDFDPDRIEQVLTNLIDNAIRHTSKDGSVEVGQRKSDRGGLIIYVKDTGSGIPEEDLPFVFERFYKADKARTRGRSGTGLGLSIAKNIIDAHEGYMSVNSRLNEGTMFSFVLPMRKKNK